The following proteins come from a genomic window of Pyxidicoccus sp. MSG2:
- a CDS encoding isopenicillin N synthase family dioxygenase, whose protein sequence is MVGNESAPGGLPVIDMASLFDATRTAERASVAREIELACRDSGFFYVTGHGVSDSVLTRLERQSHRFFALPEAAKQALSMERGGAAWRGWFPLGGELTSGRPDRKEGLYLGTELGREHPRVKAGWPLHGANLWPAEVPELREAALDYMDGVTRAAHALMEGIALSLGLEADYFRRHYTAEPTVLFRIFHYPAEPAPADGEERWGVGEHTDYGLLTLLAQDVHGGLQVKTPRGWISAPPLPGTLVCNIGDMLDRMTGGWYRSTPHRVKNVSGRDRLSFPLFFDPDFAAEVKPLPRAASADVDEDRARRWDGASVHAFQGTYGDYLLGKVSKVFPQLVRRVL, encoded by the coding sequence ATGGTTGGAAACGAGTCCGCACCCGGCGGCCTGCCCGTCATCGACATGGCGTCCCTGTTCGATGCCACCCGCACCGCCGAGCGTGCGAGCGTGGCGCGCGAAATCGAGCTGGCCTGTCGCGACAGCGGCTTCTTCTACGTCACCGGCCACGGCGTCTCCGACAGCGTCCTCACGCGGCTGGAGCGCCAGAGCCACCGCTTCTTCGCCCTCCCCGAAGCGGCGAAGCAGGCGCTCTCCATGGAGCGCGGCGGGGCCGCGTGGCGGGGCTGGTTCCCGCTCGGAGGAGAGCTGACGTCCGGACGTCCGGACCGGAAGGAGGGGCTCTACCTGGGCACCGAGCTGGGCCGCGAGCACCCGAGGGTGAAGGCCGGCTGGCCGCTGCACGGTGCCAACCTGTGGCCCGCCGAGGTGCCGGAGCTGCGCGAGGCCGCGCTCGACTACATGGACGGTGTCACCCGCGCGGCGCACGCGTTGATGGAGGGCATCGCGCTCAGCCTGGGCCTGGAAGCGGACTACTTCCGGCGCCATTACACCGCCGAGCCCACCGTGCTCTTCCGCATCTTCCACTACCCCGCGGAGCCCGCGCCGGCGGATGGCGAGGAGCGCTGGGGCGTGGGCGAGCACACCGACTACGGCCTGCTCACGCTGCTCGCGCAGGACGTCCACGGGGGCTTGCAGGTGAAGACGCCGCGCGGCTGGATTTCCGCGCCGCCGCTGCCCGGGACGCTGGTGTGCAACATCGGCGACATGCTCGACCGGATGACGGGTGGGTGGTACCGCTCCACGCCTCACCGCGTGAAGAACGTCAGCGGCAGGGACCGGCTGTCCTTCCCGCTGTTCTTCGACCCGGACTTCGCCGCCGAGGTGAAGCCCCTGCCTCGCGCCGCCAGCGCCGACGTGGACGAGGACCGCGCCCGTCGCTGGGACGGCGCCAGTGTCCACGCCTTCCAGGGCACCTACGGCGACTACCTGCTCGGCAAGGTGTCCAAGGTGTTCCCGCAGCTCGTGCGGCGCGTGCTGTAG
- a CDS encoding acyclic terpene utilization AtuA family protein, whose translation MSASPLRIGNASGFYGDRFSAVKEMLEGGQLDVLTGDYLAELTMLILGRDRMKDPATGFAKTFLRQMEQCLVLVVEKKVKVVTNAGGLNPAGLAAALREVAGKLGVKVQVAHVEGDDLSGSADALGLGSPLTANAYLGAWGIAECLRAGADIVVTGRVTDASLVVGPAAAHFGWKKDDWDRLAGAMVAGHVLECGTQATGGNYSFFTEVDARRPGFPLAELHEDGSSVITKHPGTGGAVTVDTVLAQLVYEITGARYAGPDATARFDSISLSSEGKDRVRITGVRGEPPPPTVKVCLNNLGGYRNEATFVLVGLDIEEKARLVREQLDAAMGRKPKEVHWTLVRTDREDAATEEQAAAFLRVVVKDADPKLVGRAFSGAAVELALGSYPGFTMTAPPSDGAPYGVYTPAYVEAGKVEHVAVLADGTRTVIPPSEKTLALAPVEAPVLPAPPASGPTRRAPLGRIVAARSGDKGGTANIGVWARTDEAWRWLAHTLTPEKLRELLPEAAAFPMERHVFPHLRGLNFVIDGILGEGVSSSTRFDPQGKALGEWLRSRHMDIPESLLREGQG comes from the coding sequence ATGAGCGCGTCCCCCCTGCGTATCGGCAATGCCTCGGGTTTCTACGGAGACCGCTTCTCGGCCGTGAAGGAGATGCTGGAGGGCGGGCAGCTCGACGTCCTCACCGGCGACTACCTCGCCGAGCTGACGATGCTGATTCTCGGCCGTGACAGGATGAAGGACCCGGCCACGGGCTTCGCGAAGACGTTCCTCCGCCAGATGGAGCAGTGCCTGGTGCTGGTGGTGGAGAAGAAGGTCAAGGTCGTCACCAACGCGGGAGGGCTGAATCCGGCCGGGCTCGCCGCCGCGCTGCGCGAGGTGGCCGGCAAGCTGGGCGTGAAGGTGCAGGTGGCGCACGTGGAGGGGGATGACCTCTCTGGCAGCGCGGACGCGCTCGGCCTGGGCAGTCCGCTCACGGCCAACGCGTACCTGGGCGCCTGGGGCATCGCCGAGTGCCTGCGCGCGGGCGCGGACATTGTCGTCACGGGACGCGTGACGGACGCATCGCTGGTGGTGGGCCCGGCGGCGGCGCACTTCGGGTGGAAGAAGGACGACTGGGACAGGCTGGCCGGGGCCATGGTGGCCGGCCACGTGCTGGAGTGCGGCACGCAGGCGACGGGCGGCAACTACTCCTTCTTCACGGAGGTGGATGCGCGCCGTCCCGGCTTCCCGCTGGCGGAGCTGCACGAGGATGGCAGCTCGGTCATCACCAAGCATCCGGGCACGGGCGGCGCGGTGACGGTGGACACGGTGCTCGCGCAGCTCGTCTACGAAATCACCGGGGCCCGGTACGCGGGGCCGGATGCGACGGCGCGCTTCGACAGCATCTCGCTGTCCTCTGAGGGCAAGGACCGCGTGCGCATCACCGGGGTGCGCGGCGAGCCGCCGCCTCCCACGGTGAAGGTCTGCCTCAACAACCTCGGTGGCTATCGCAACGAGGCGACGTTCGTCCTCGTGGGGCTCGACATCGAGGAGAAGGCCCGGCTCGTCCGCGAGCAGTTGGACGCGGCGATGGGCCGCAAGCCGAAGGAGGTCCACTGGACGCTGGTCCGCACGGACCGCGAGGACGCCGCCACGGAGGAGCAGGCCGCCGCCTTCTTGCGAGTGGTGGTGAAGGACGCGGACCCGAAGCTGGTGGGCCGTGCTTTCAGCGGCGCCGCGGTGGAGCTGGCGCTGGGCAGCTACCCGGGCTTCACCATGACGGCGCCGCCGTCGGACGGTGCACCGTATGGCGTCTACACGCCTGCCTATGTGGAGGCGGGCAAGGTGGAGCATGTCGCCGTGCTCGCCGACGGAACGCGCACCGTGATTCCGCCCTCGGAGAAGACGCTGGCCCTGGCGCCGGTAGAGGCGCCCGTGCTTCCCGCGCCACCTGCGTCAGGTCCCACGCGCCGCGCGCCGTTGGGGCGCATCGTCGCCGCGCGGAGCGGGGACAAGGGTGGCACCGCGAACATCGGCGTCTGGGCGAGGACGGATGAAGCCTGGCGCTGGCTGGCGCACACGCTGACGCCGGAGAAGCTCCGCGAGCTGCTCCCGGAGGCCGCGGCCTTCCCGATGGAGCGGCACGTCTTCCCGCATCTGCGGGGGCTGAACTTCGTCATCGACGGAATCCTGGGAGAAGGCGTGTCGTCCTCCACGCGCTTCGACCCGCAGGGCAAGGCGCTGGGCGAGTGGCTCCGCTCGCGCCACATGGACATTCCCGAGTCGCTGCTGCGCGAAGGGCAGGGGTGA
- a CDS encoding MFS transporter encodes MAAASGATAANLYYNQPLLGDIGRELGASGSALGLVPTLTQVGYAAGMLFIVPLGDSLERRRVIVTMSALVTLALVGAALAPTLPLLVFASFAVGATTVIPQLLIPFAAHLAPAAQRGHVVGTVMSGLLIGILLSRTAAGFVGTHLGWRAMFWIAAGLMLALGGVLRFVLPAQPPMAEMPYLALLRSLGHLTRTEPVLRLHSLLGALTFGAFSVFWSTLALYLQSLPEHYGPQVAGLFGAVGVAGALAAPLVGRYADARGDRRINALGIAVLLLSFVLMWPLGRWLWGMALGVVLLDLGTQANQISNQTRVYSLRPEARSRLNTVYMVTYFAGGAGGSWLGTTAWTHGGWTGVCAAGAALCVIALLSLWRGSSRLSPDAARS; translated from the coding sequence ATGGCCGCCGCGTCGGGCGCCACCGCAGCGAACCTCTATTACAACCAGCCGCTGCTCGGAGACATCGGCCGCGAGCTGGGCGCCTCGGGCAGTGCGCTCGGGCTGGTGCCCACGCTGACGCAGGTGGGCTACGCGGCGGGGATGCTGTTCATCGTCCCGCTCGGGGACAGCCTGGAGCGGCGGCGGGTCATCGTCACCATGTCCGCGCTGGTGACGCTCGCGCTGGTGGGCGCGGCGCTGGCACCCACCCTGCCCCTGCTGGTGTTCGCGAGCTTCGCGGTGGGGGCCACCACTGTCATCCCGCAGCTGCTGATCCCCTTCGCCGCGCACCTGGCACCGGCGGCCCAGCGTGGGCACGTGGTGGGCACGGTGATGAGCGGATTGCTCATCGGCATCCTCCTGTCGCGCACGGCGGCGGGCTTCGTGGGCACGCACCTGGGGTGGCGGGCCATGTTCTGGATTGCGGCGGGGCTGATGCTCGCACTGGGCGGAGTGCTGCGCTTCGTCCTGCCGGCGCAGCCGCCCATGGCGGAGATGCCGTACCTCGCGCTGCTGCGCTCTCTGGGACACCTGACGCGCACCGAGCCCGTGCTGCGGCTGCACTCACTGCTGGGCGCGCTCACCTTCGGCGCGTTCAGCGTCTTCTGGTCCACGCTCGCGCTCTATCTCCAGAGCCTGCCGGAGCACTACGGGCCGCAGGTGGCGGGCCTCTTCGGCGCGGTGGGCGTGGCGGGCGCGCTGGCCGCGCCGCTGGTGGGGCGCTACGCGGACGCGCGGGGGGACCGGCGCATCAACGCGTTGGGCATCGCGGTACTGCTCCTGTCCTTCGTGTTGATGTGGCCGCTGGGGCGGTGGCTGTGGGGGATGGCGCTGGGCGTGGTGCTGCTGGACCTGGGCACGCAGGCGAACCAGATCTCCAACCAGACGCGCGTGTACTCGCTGAGGCCCGAGGCGCGCAGCCGGCTCAACACCGTCTACATGGTGACGTACTTCGCGGGCGGCGCGGGAGGCTCGTGGCTGGGCACCACGGCGTGGACACATGGAGGCTGGACGGGCGTGTGCGCCGCGGGCGCCGCGCTGTGTGTCATCGCGCTGCTGTCGTTGTGGCGCGGCTCATCGCGCCTGTCACCGGACGCGGCGCGGAGCTGA
- a CDS encoding zinc-dependent alcohol dehydrogenase family protein — MRAMVLPRFGGPELFEVRDVPMPTPGPGQVLVRVIVSGTNPVDAKLRQDGTWAGIQLPSVIGYDASGVVEQVGPGVTDFKPGDEVFYTPEIFGNPHGTYAEFNLVPASIIAKKPPSLSHEEAAAVPLAGGTAWDALVRRMQLRVGETVLIHGGAGGVGSFAVQIAKALGARVLATSGPDNLETLRKLGADVVINYRSEDPAQIALRETGGQGVDAVFDTAGKNMIPSLPATRPGGRLATILGFNGDVSAFYPRNLTLHGVFLTRERRRLEEMSVLLERKQMKPLVERVLPLEKVGDAHRILDSGHGRGKLVLTVGKK, encoded by the coding sequence ATGCGAGCCATGGTCCTTCCCCGCTTCGGCGGGCCCGAGCTGTTCGAAGTTCGCGATGTTCCGATGCCCACGCCTGGCCCCGGACAGGTGCTCGTCCGGGTCATCGTCTCCGGCACGAATCCCGTGGACGCGAAGCTGCGCCAGGACGGGACGTGGGCGGGCATCCAGCTCCCCTCCGTCATCGGCTACGACGCGTCGGGCGTCGTCGAGCAGGTGGGCCCGGGCGTCACCGACTTCAAGCCCGGCGACGAGGTCTTCTACACGCCGGAAATCTTCGGCAACCCGCATGGCACCTACGCGGAGTTCAACCTCGTTCCCGCGAGCATCATCGCGAAGAAGCCGCCGAGCCTCTCGCATGAGGAGGCCGCCGCCGTCCCGCTGGCCGGAGGCACCGCGTGGGATGCGCTGGTGCGGCGGATGCAGCTTCGCGTCGGGGAGACGGTGCTCATCCACGGTGGTGCGGGCGGCGTGGGCTCGTTCGCGGTGCAGATTGCGAAGGCGCTGGGGGCTCGCGTGCTGGCCACCTCCGGTCCGGACAACCTGGAGACGCTGCGCAAGCTCGGCGCGGACGTGGTCATCAACTACCGGAGCGAGGACCCGGCGCAGATTGCGCTGCGCGAGACGGGTGGGCAGGGCGTGGATGCGGTGTTCGACACCGCGGGCAAGAACATGATTCCCAGCCTTCCGGCGACGCGGCCGGGTGGGCGGCTCGCGACCATCCTTGGGTTCAATGGAGACGTGTCCGCCTTCTATCCGCGCAACCTCACGCTGCACGGTGTCTTCCTCACCCGAGAGCGGCGCCGCCTGGAGGAAATGTCCGTCCTCCTCGAGCGCAAGCAGATGAAGCCGCTGGTGGAGCGCGTGCTGCCGCTGGAGAAGGTCGGCGACGCGCACCGCATCCTCGACTCGGGGCACGGGCGCGGGAAGCTGGTGCTGACCGTGGGGAAGAAGTAG
- a CDS encoding metal-sulfur cluster assembly factor has product MTEHELRARIQDIPDPCSLATGVPLGIGEMGLIQSVACTEGKVTVRLHITSPMCMMAAYFMREIEQRLTGQEGVASVHVEFDQELQWTPGDIQPEARERLAAKRITMLGGRLLSRDAAKPERVTG; this is encoded by the coding sequence ATGACTGAGCACGAGCTGCGCGCGCGCATCCAGGACATCCCGGACCCGTGCAGCCTCGCCACCGGCGTGCCGCTGGGCATCGGTGAGATGGGGCTGATTCAGTCCGTGGCGTGCACGGAGGGGAAGGTGACGGTGCGCCTGCACATCACCTCGCCCATGTGCATGATGGCCGCGTACTTCATGCGCGAAATCGAGCAGCGCCTCACCGGCCAGGAAGGCGTCGCGTCCGTCCACGTGGAGTTCGACCAGGAGCTCCAGTGGACGCCCGGGGACATCCAGCCCGAGGCGCGCGAGCGGCTCGCGGCGAAGCGGATCACCATGCTCGGCGGCCGGCTGCTTTCACGCGACGCGGCGAAGCCCGAGCGCGTAACCGGCTGA
- a CDS encoding acetyl/propionyl/methylcrotonyl-CoA carboxylase subunit alpha has protein sequence MERFKKVLVANRGEIAVRVIRTCKRLGYRTVAVFSEADRAAPHVLAADEAVPIGPSPAKESYLVIEKLIAAAKASGADAIHPGYGFLSENAEFARACRDAEVTFIGPGAEAISLMGNKRQAKLRMLAAGVPCIPGYEATDADDEALAKEGERIGFPLMVKAAAGGGGRGMRLVHEAAKLRDALRSARSEATNAFGSGELILEKAVIGARHVELQVFADEHGNVVHLGERDCSVQRRHQKIVEESPSPAVSPELRARMGGVAVAAARAISYRGAGTIEFLLAPSGEFYFMEMNTRLQVEHPVTEAITGLDLVEWQLRVAAGERLPLTQEQVSWSGHAIEVRLCAEDPANNYAPQTGRLLAWRLPAREGVRIDYGVREGQDIPPFYDSMQAKVIAHGPDRETARRRLVEALHELTVFGVTTNKSLLLWVLGHVAFSSGEYDTGFIPKYAEAVTLEALYRTHAKELALAGAALFHAEALTLAREAGLDASLVNWSTTQTSHPVRLKLASREREEHVTVRPVAQERYEVAVGSDTFDLAVLGMAEGVLDYAVSGARGRARYTRAGDTLWLDLGHGAHAVSDVTFRPPSKSEGAGSGRLVAPMDGRILRVDAQAGAAVKAGQVLAVLEAMKMEFQVVADVAGTVEAVNVTVGSQVAARQLLVVLTPEAKPQPGAS, from the coding sequence ATGGAGCGATTCAAGAAGGTGCTCGTCGCCAACCGGGGCGAGATTGCCGTCCGGGTGATTCGGACCTGCAAGCGGCTGGGCTACCGCACCGTCGCGGTGTTCTCCGAGGCGGACCGCGCGGCGCCACACGTGCTCGCGGCGGATGAGGCGGTGCCCATCGGCCCGTCTCCCGCGAAGGAGTCGTACCTCGTCATCGAGAAGCTCATCGCGGCGGCGAAGGCGTCGGGCGCGGATGCGATTCACCCGGGCTATGGCTTCCTCTCGGAGAACGCGGAGTTCGCTCGCGCGTGTCGGGACGCGGAGGTGACGTTCATCGGTCCGGGGGCCGAGGCCATCTCGCTGATGGGGAACAAGCGGCAGGCGAAGCTGCGGATGCTCGCGGCCGGCGTGCCCTGCATTCCCGGCTACGAGGCCACCGATGCGGATGACGAGGCGCTGGCGAAGGAGGGAGAGCGCATCGGCTTCCCGCTGATGGTCAAGGCGGCGGCCGGTGGCGGCGGGCGCGGCATGCGGCTCGTGCACGAGGCGGCGAAACTTCGGGACGCGCTGCGCTCGGCGCGCTCGGAGGCGACGAATGCCTTCGGGAGCGGAGAGCTCATCCTGGAGAAGGCCGTTATCGGCGCACGCCACGTGGAGCTGCAGGTCTTCGCGGACGAGCACGGCAACGTGGTGCACCTGGGCGAGCGCGACTGCTCGGTGCAGCGCCGGCACCAGAAGATTGTGGAGGAGAGCCCGTCCCCCGCGGTGAGCCCCGAGCTGCGCGCGCGCATGGGTGGAGTCGCCGTGGCGGCGGCGCGGGCCATCAGCTACCGGGGCGCGGGGACCATCGAGTTCCTGCTCGCGCCGAGTGGCGAGTTCTACTTCATGGAGATGAACACCCGCCTCCAGGTGGAGCACCCGGTGACGGAGGCGATTACCGGGCTGGACCTGGTGGAGTGGCAGCTCCGCGTCGCGGCGGGTGAGCGGCTGCCCCTGACGCAGGAGCAGGTGTCGTGGTCGGGGCACGCCATCGAGGTCCGCCTCTGCGCGGAAGACCCGGCGAACAACTACGCGCCGCAGACGGGGCGGCTGCTGGCGTGGAGGCTGCCGGCGCGCGAGGGAGTGCGCATCGACTACGGCGTGCGCGAGGGGCAGGACATCCCGCCCTTCTATGACTCGATGCAGGCGAAGGTGATTGCGCACGGGCCGGACCGCGAGACGGCGCGACGGCGGCTCGTGGAGGCGCTGCATGAGCTGACCGTGTTCGGTGTGACGACGAACAAGAGCCTGCTGCTGTGGGTGCTCGGGCATGTGGCGTTCAGCTCGGGCGAGTACGACACGGGCTTCATCCCGAAATATGCGGAGGCCGTGACGCTGGAGGCGCTGTATCGGACGCATGCGAAGGAGCTGGCCCTGGCGGGCGCGGCGCTGTTCCATGCGGAGGCGCTGACGCTTGCGCGTGAGGCCGGGTTGGACGCGTCGCTGGTGAACTGGAGCACGACGCAGACCTCGCATCCGGTGAGGCTGAAGCTCGCGAGTCGGGAGCGTGAGGAGCACGTCACGGTGCGACCGGTGGCCCAGGAGCGGTACGAGGTCGCGGTGGGCAGTGACACGTTCGACCTCGCGGTCCTCGGGATGGCGGAGGGGGTGCTGGACTACGCCGTCTCTGGCGCACGCGGGCGTGCGCGTTACACGCGGGCTGGGGACACGCTCTGGCTGGACCTGGGGCACGGTGCGCATGCCGTGTCCGACGTGACGTTCCGCCCGCCGTCGAAGTCGGAGGGCGCGGGGAGTGGCCGGCTCGTGGCGCCGATGGACGGGCGCATCCTGCGCGTGGATGCACAGGCAGGTGCGGCCGTGAAGGCGGGACAGGTCCTCGCCGTGCTGGAGGCCATGAAGATGGAGTTCCAGGTTGTCGCGGACGTGGCGGGCACGGTGGAGGCAGTGAACGTCACCGTGGGCAGCCAGGTCGCCGCGCGGCAGCTCCTGGTGGTGCTGACGCCAGAGGCGAAGCCGCAGCCCGGGGCGAGCTGA
- a CDS encoding amidohydrolase family protein translates to MIGGGFVIDAVTHAYNLDPSNYRAGKYAASLAQLIWGLHSGLSGDTHRVPEEKRFLKNWSVQELAHILFVESGIDLAVHHVLPLQTLYGDGLCSYEKTLEIKKRYPDRFLVYAGVDPLRGTAALDDLEKQAEELKPSGLKLYPAAWLGDSFRHTGWRMDDPSIAFPLFERARKLGIKNLAVHKGLPMGAVPLEPYKVDDIGGAADAFPDLNFEIVHGGMAFLDETGMQLSLFPNVYVNLEVTGALIVKRERWFAESLAALLKWAGPAKIMWGSGTVFCHPQPALQKFWHDFQLPDDLVSVAGMQVTPEVKRMILCDNYARYAGVDVEAVKARIANDTFSKARAKGDVAPYSYQAGLHD, encoded by the coding sequence TTGATTGGCGGCGGATTCGTCATCGATGCTGTAACGCACGCGTACAACCTCGACCCATCCAACTACCGCGCCGGCAAATATGCGGCGTCGCTCGCGCAGCTCATCTGGGGGCTGCACAGCGGCCTGTCGGGCGACACCCACCGCGTGCCCGAGGAGAAGCGCTTCCTCAAGAACTGGTCCGTGCAGGAGCTGGCCCACATCCTCTTCGTAGAGAGCGGCATCGACCTGGCCGTGCACCACGTGCTGCCACTGCAGACGCTCTATGGCGACGGGCTGTGCTCGTACGAGAAGACGCTCGAAATCAAGAAGCGCTACCCGGACCGCTTCCTCGTCTACGCCGGCGTGGACCCGCTGCGCGGCACCGCGGCGCTGGACGATTTGGAGAAGCAGGCCGAGGAGCTGAAGCCGAGCGGCCTGAAGCTCTACCCCGCCGCGTGGCTGGGGGACTCGTTCCGCCACACCGGCTGGCGCATGGATGACCCGAGCATCGCGTTCCCCCTCTTCGAGCGCGCGCGCAAGCTGGGCATCAAGAACCTCGCCGTCCACAAGGGCCTGCCCATGGGCGCCGTCCCGCTCGAGCCCTACAAGGTGGATGACATTGGCGGCGCGGCGGATGCCTTCCCGGACCTCAACTTCGAAATCGTCCACGGCGGCATGGCCTTCCTGGACGAGACGGGGATGCAGCTGTCGCTGTTCCCCAACGTGTATGTGAATCTGGAAGTCACGGGCGCGCTCATCGTGAAGCGCGAGCGCTGGTTCGCCGAGTCCCTCGCCGCGCTGCTGAAGTGGGCGGGCCCGGCCAAAATCATGTGGGGCTCCGGGACGGTGTTCTGCCACCCGCAGCCTGCGCTCCAGAAGTTCTGGCACGACTTCCAGTTGCCGGACGACCTGGTGAGCGTGGCGGGCATGCAGGTGACGCCCGAGGTGAAGCGCATGATTCTCTGCGACAACTACGCCCGCTACGCGGGAGTGGACGTCGAGGCCGTCAAGGCGCGCATCGCCAACGACACCTTCTCCAAGGCGCGCGCGAAGGGCGACGTCGCGCCCTACAGCTACCAGGCGGGCCTCCATGACTGA
- a CDS encoding GNAT family N-acetyltransferase, with protein sequence MATRRQTATRGERRILIKGPRVVLRAPHAEDREAFLAATRTSRAFHRPWVAPPTTREAFEAYLQRNERDDFEALLACERESGHFIGAFNLSQIFRGGFQNSYLGYWAVHGFQGRGLMSESLQLVLAYTFRTLKLHRVEANIQPDNAASKALAERAGFRLEGFSPRYLKVAGRWRDHERWAICREDWRSAPRRVR encoded by the coding sequence ATGGCAACAAGGCGTCAGACGGCGACGCGCGGCGAACGGCGCATTCTCATCAAGGGTCCTCGAGTCGTGCTGCGGGCGCCTCACGCGGAAGACCGCGAGGCCTTCCTCGCGGCAACCCGTACGAGCCGCGCCTTCCACCGGCCCTGGGTGGCGCCGCCCACCACTCGCGAGGCGTTCGAGGCGTATCTCCAGCGCAACGAGCGGGACGACTTCGAAGCCCTCCTCGCCTGTGAGCGCGAGTCCGGACACTTCATCGGCGCCTTCAATCTGAGTCAGATATTCCGGGGCGGCTTCCAGAATTCCTACCTGGGTTACTGGGCCGTCCACGGCTTCCAGGGACGCGGGCTCATGTCTGAGTCGTTACAGCTCGTCCTCGCGTACACCTTCCGCACGCTGAAGCTCCACCGCGTGGAAGCCAACATCCAGCCCGACAATGCCGCGTCGAAGGCGCTGGCAGAGCGGGCTGGCTTCAGGCTGGAGGGATTCTCACCCCGCTACCTCAAGGTCGCCGGCCGCTGGAGGGACCACGAGCGCTGGGCCATCTGCCGCGAGGACTGGCGCTCAGCTCCGCGCCGCGTCCGGTGA
- a CDS encoding acyl-CoA carboxylase subunit beta, with product MPRITSRIDPGSEAFKAHRADMLARVAELREVEAKVRNTESKAREKFHKRGQLLPRERLTLLLDRGTPFLELSTLCGYGYHDDSDGSLAGGNSIIGIGYVSGVRCMVFVNNSAIKGGTASPWGVQKALRAQEMALENKLPLVSLVESGGANLMYQQEIFIPGGETFYNQAKLSAAGIPQVTVVHGSSTAGGAYLPGLSDYVVMVKKKAKVFLAGPPLLKAATGEIATDEDLGGAEMHATVAGTADYLAEDDADAIRMAREIVAKLGWNARLAREAQAPYAEPVYSPDELCGAVPVDYRKPYDCREVIARIVDGSEFAGFKDEYDPHTVCGRASIFGMPIGIIGNNGPITPKGATKAAQFIQLCCQSDTPILYLQNTTGYMVGTQPEQAGIVKHGSKMIQAVANATVPQLTLLIGGGFGAGNYGMCGRPFHPRFIFAWPNARTAVMGGEQAAKVMSIVFGEKLARQGETVDEEGIRAFCQPIIDQFDKESHPFNCSARMFDDGLIDPRDTRRVLGFTLSVCREAKRRELKPNTFGVARL from the coding sequence ATGCCGAGAATCACGTCCCGAATCGACCCGGGCTCCGAGGCCTTCAAGGCCCACCGCGCGGACATGCTCGCGCGCGTCGCGGAGTTGCGCGAGGTGGAGGCCAAGGTCCGCAACACGGAGAGCAAGGCGCGCGAGAAGTTCCACAAGCGCGGCCAGCTCCTTCCGCGTGAGCGGCTGACGCTCCTGCTGGACCGGGGCACTCCGTTCCTGGAGTTGTCCACGCTGTGCGGCTACGGCTACCACGACGACAGCGACGGCTCGCTGGCCGGAGGCAACAGCATCATCGGCATCGGCTACGTGTCCGGTGTGCGGTGCATGGTCTTCGTGAACAACTCCGCCATCAAGGGCGGCACTGCGTCGCCGTGGGGCGTGCAGAAGGCGCTGCGGGCGCAGGAGATGGCGCTGGAGAACAAGCTCCCCCTGGTGTCCCTGGTGGAGAGCGGCGGAGCCAACCTCATGTACCAGCAGGAGATCTTCATCCCTGGCGGTGAGACCTTCTACAACCAGGCGAAGCTGTCGGCGGCGGGCATCCCTCAAGTCACGGTGGTGCACGGCTCCAGCACCGCGGGCGGCGCGTACCTGCCGGGCCTGTCCGACTACGTCGTCATGGTGAAGAAGAAGGCCAAGGTCTTCCTCGCGGGCCCGCCGCTGCTCAAGGCCGCGACGGGCGAGATTGCCACCGACGAGGACCTGGGCGGCGCGGAGATGCACGCCACGGTGGCGGGGACGGCGGACTACCTCGCGGAGGACGACGCCGACGCCATCCGCATGGCGCGCGAAATCGTTGCCAAGCTCGGGTGGAACGCGCGGCTGGCACGTGAGGCGCAGGCGCCGTACGCCGAGCCCGTCTACTCCCCCGACGAGCTGTGCGGCGCCGTCCCGGTGGACTACCGCAAGCCGTACGACTGCCGCGAGGTCATCGCGCGAATCGTCGACGGCTCCGAGTTCGCCGGCTTCAAGGACGAGTACGACCCGCACACCGTCTGCGGGCGTGCGAGCATCTTCGGGATGCCCATCGGCATCATCGGCAACAACGGGCCGATTACGCCGAAGGGCGCCACGAAGGCGGCGCAGTTCATCCAGCTCTGCTGCCAGTCGGACACGCCCATCCTCTACCTGCAGAACACGACGGGCTACATGGTAGGCACGCAGCCGGAGCAGGCCGGAATCGTCAAGCACGGCTCGAAGATGATTCAGGCGGTGGCGAACGCGACGGTGCCGCAGCTCACGCTGCTCATCGGCGGCGGGTTCGGCGCGGGCAACTACGGCATGTGCGGCCGGCCCTTCCACCCGCGCTTCATCTTCGCGTGGCCCAACGCGCGCACCGCGGTCATGGGCGGCGAGCAGGCGGCGAAGGTGATGTCGATTGTCTTCGGCGAGAAGCTCGCGCGGCAGGGAGAGACGGTGGACGAGGAGGGGATTCGCGCGTTCTGCCAGCCCATCATCGACCAGTTCGACAAGGAGTCGCATCCGTTCAACTGCAGCGCGCGGATGTTCGACGACGGGCTCATCGACCCGCGCGACACGCGGCGGGTGCTCGGGTTCACGTTGTCCGTGTGCCGCGAGGCGAAGCGGCGTGAGCTCAAGCCCAACACCTTCGGCGTGGCGCGCCTGTGA